A genomic window from Nomascus leucogenys isolate Asia chromosome 10, Asia_NLE_v1, whole genome shotgun sequence includes:
- the BRD4 gene encoding bromodomain-containing protein 4 isoform X2 — translation MSAESGPGTRLRNLPVMGDGLETSQMSTTQAQAQPQPANAASTNPPPPETSNPNKPKRQTNQLQYLLRVVLKTLWKHQFAWPFQQPVDAVKLNLPDYYKIIKTPMDMGTIKKRLENNYYWNAQECIQDFNTMFTNCYIYNKPGDDIVLMAEALEKLFLQKINELPTEETEIMIVQAKGRGRGRKETGTAKPGVSTVPNTTQASTPPQTQTPQPNPPPVQATPHPFPAVTPDLIVQTPVMTVVPPQPLQTPPPVPPQPQPPPAPAPQPVQSHPPIIAATPQPVKTKKGVKRKADTTTPTTIDSIHEPPSLPPEPKTTKLGQRRESSRPVKPPKKDVPDSQQHPAPEKSSKVSEQLKCCSGILKEMFAKKHAAYAWPFYKPVDVEALGLHDYCDIIKHPMDMSTIKSKLEAREYRDAQEFGADVRLMFSNCYKYNPPDHEVVAMARKLQDVFEMRFAKMPDEPEEPVVAVSSPAVPPATKVVAPPSSSDSSSDSSSDSDSSTDDSEEERAQRLAELQEQLKAVHEQLAALSQPQQNKPKKKEKDKKEKKKEKHKRKEEVEENKKSKAKEPPPKKTKKNNSSNNNVSKKEPAPMKSKPPPTYESEEEDKCKPMSYEEKRQLSLDINKLPGEKLGRVVHIIQSREPSLKNSNPDEIEIDFETLKPSTLRELERYVTSCLRKKRKPQAEKVDVIPGSSKMKGFSSSESESSSESSSSDSEDSETGPA, via the exons ATGTCTGCGGAGAGCGGCCCTGGGACGAGATTGAGAAATCTGCCAGTAATGGGGGATGGACTAGAAACTTCCCAAATGTCTACAACGCAGGCCCAGGCCCAACCCCAGCCAGCCAACGCAGCCAGCACCAACCCCCCGCCCCCGGAGACCTCCAACCCTAACAAGCCCAAGAGGCAGACCAACCAACTGCAATACCTGCTCAGAGTGGTGCTCAAGACACTATGGAAACACCAGTTTGCGTGGCCTTTCCAGCAGCCTGTGGATGCTGTCAAGCTGAACCTCCCT GATTACTATAAGATCATTAAAACGCCTATGGATATGGGAACAATAAAGAAGCGCTTGGAAAACAACTATTACTGGAATGCTCAGGAATGTATCCAGGACTTCAACACTATGTTTACAAATTGTTACATCTACAACAAG CCTGGAGATGACATAGTCTTAATGGCAGAAGCTCTGGAAAAGCTCTTcttgcaaaaaataaatgaactaccCACAGAAGAAACCGAGATCATGATAGTCCAGGCAAAAGGAAGAGGACGTGGGAGGAAAGAAACAG GGACAGCAAAACCTGGCGTTTCCACGGTACCAAACACAACTCAAGCATCGACTCCTCCGCAGACCCAGACCCCTCAGCCGAATCCTCCTCCTGTGCAGGCCACGCCTCACCCCTTCCCTGCTGTCACCCCAGACCTCATCGTCCAGACCCCTGTCATGACAGTGGTGCCTCCCCAGCCACTGCAGACGCCCCCGCCGGTGCCCCCCCAGCCACAACCCCCACCCGCTCCAGCTCCCCAGCCCGTACAGAGCCACCCACCCATCATCGCGGCCACCCCACAGCCTGTGAAG ACAAAGAAGGGAGTGAAGAGGAAAGCagacaccaccacccccaccaccattgACTCCATTCACGAGCCACCCTCGCTGCCCCCGGAGCCCAAGACCACCAAGCTGGGCCAGCGACGGGAGAGCAGCCGGCCTGTGAAACCTCCAAAGAAGGACGTGCCCGACTCTCAGCAGCACCCAGCACCAGAGAAGAGCAGCAAGGTCTCGGAGCAGCTCAAGTGCTGCAGCGGCATCCTCAAGGAGATGTTTGCCAAGAAGCACGCTGCCTACGCCTGGCCCTTCTACAAGCCTGTGGACGTGGAGGCACTGGGCCTACACGACTACTGTGACATCATCAAGCACCCCATGGACATGAGTACAATCAAG TCTAAACTGGAGGCCCGTGAGTACCGTGATGCTCAGGAGTTTGGTGCTGACGTCCGATTGATGTTCTCCAACTGCTATAAGTACAACCCTCCTGACCATGAGGTGGTTGCCATGGCCCGCAAGCTCCAG GATGTGTTCGAAATGCGCTTTGCCAAGATGCCGGACGAGCCTGAGGAGCCAGTGGTGGCCGTGTCCTCCCCGGCAGTGCCCCCTGCCACCAAGGTTGTGGCCCCGCCCTCATCCAGCGATAGCAGCAGCGATAGCTCCTCGGACAGTGACAGTTCGACTGATGACTCTGAGGAGGAGCGAGCCCAGCGGCTGGCTGAGCTCCAGGAGCAG CTCAAAGCCGTGCACGAGCAGCTTGCAGCCCTCTCTCAGCCCCAGCAGAACAAaccaaagaaaaaggagaaagacaagaaggaaaagaaaaaagaaaagcacaaaaggaaagaggaagtggaagagaataaaaaaagcaAAGCCAAGGAACCTCCtcctaaaaagacaaagaaaaataatagcagcAACAACAATGTGAG CAAGAAGGAGCCAGCGCCCATGAAGAGCAAGCCCCCTCCCACGTATGAGTCAGAGGAAGAGGACAAGTGCAAGCCTATGTCCTATGAGGAGAAGCGGCAGCTCAGCTTGGACATCAACAAGCTCCCCGGCGAGAAGCTGGGCCGCGTGGTGCACATCATCCAGTCACGGGAGCCCTCCCTGAAGAATTCCAACCCCGACGAGATTGAAATCGACTTTGAGACCCTGAAGCCGTCCACACTGCGTGAGCTGGAGCGCTATGTCACCTCCTGTTTGCGGAAGAAAAGGAAACCTCAAG CTGAGAAAGTTGATGTGATTCCTGGCTCCTCCAAGATGAAGGGCTTCTCGTCCTCAGAGTCGGAGAGCTCCAGTGAGTCCAGCTCCTCTGACAGCGAAGACTCCGAAACAG GTCCTGCCTAA